The Streptomyces bacillaris sequence TGTAGAGGGCGCCGTGCGGCTTGACGTACGAGACGGTGGAACCGGCCGCCTCCGCGAACACCCGCAGGGCGCCTATCTGGTACGCGATCTCAGCGGCCAGCTCGTCGGGCGGCACGTCCATCGACCGGCGCCCGAACCCGGCCAGGTCCCGGTAGGAGACCTGGGCCCCGATCCGTACGCCACCCGCTGCCGCCGCATCGCAGACCCGCCGCATGACGGAGGCGTCGCCCGCGTGGAAGCCGCACGCCACGTTGGCGCTGGTGACACAGGCGAGGAGCGCTTCGTCGTCGGTCAGGGTCCAGCGGCCGAAGCCCTCGCCCAGATCCGCGTTCAGGTCCATCTTCACCAGGCGCACGCTATTGACCGCGCCGGTGGCCGACAAGGCCCGGTCCGAGGGGCGGAAGCCCCGCCCCCCTTTGTCCCCCCTCACCCTCCCCCGGTCCCTGCCCTCAGTCGTCCAGCTTCGGCGGCCGGTCGAAGAGGCGCAGGTCCCCCTCCCGTACGCCGTGCAGCTCGTACCGCGTGCCGACCAGCGGCCGGTTCGCGTACAGCCGGATCAGGGTGGGCGCGTCACCCCGGAACCGGCCGGGCGGACGGCCCCCGGACGACGGGACGCCGATCGGGCGGGGCGCGTCCCAGCCCTCCAGCTCCACCCCCACCACCTCGGCAACGGTCAGCGGCATCTCCTTCCGGTACGCCACCCCCTCCAGCAGCCCCAAGGCGTACGGCAGTCCGCGCCCGGCGTACGCCCCGTCGAGCCCCCACGCCTCGCGCACATCACCGGCGTGCACCCACTCGCCCAGCGCGACCCCGTCCAGCTTCCCGCCCGCGGCGGCGATCACCGGACCGGCCTCGGTCATCCCGCGCTCCAGCTCGTCGAGGAGGGCCGACAGGGGCAGCCCGGCCCGCTCCTCGATGTCCCGCTCGTTGGACTCGGGCGAGAACACCCCCTCCTCCAGGCGGTCCTGGACCACCCGGGTCAGGGCGGCGGCACAGTGCGCGAGGACATGGCGGACGGTCCAGCCGGGGCACGCGGTGCGGAGGTCGTACGCCGACTCCGGGGTGGCGCGGAGGAGGGGAAGGAGGGCGTCGCGCTCGGTGCGCAGGAGGAGGCCGGGGAGTTCGGGATCGCGTACGGGAGCAGAAGTCATGGCCCTCAGCCAACCGCAGGGAGGCCGCCGGTCGCTGCGGGATGCCGGAATCCGTACGGGACTCAGCCTCTAAGGTCGTCCCATGACGGACAGCCCGCGCCCCCATGACACCCCCGCCGACCTGCCCGGACCGGCCGACCTGCCGGGCCTGGCCGACCTGGCCGACCGCTGGCGGGAGACGCTGCTCGCCGCCCGCGCGGGGGCGGCGGGCCCCGACCCCCTCCCGTACGCCGAGAACCTCCTCGCCCGGTGGGCCGAACCGCACCGGCGCTACCACACCACCGCCCATCTGACGGCGGTGCTGGACCGGATCGACACCCTCGCCCCGTACGCCGACGATGTGCACGCGGTACGGCTGGCCGCCTGGTTCCACGACGCGGTGTACCGGCCCGACCGTACGGAGAACGAGGAGCGCAGCGCCGCCCTCGCCGAACGGGCGCTGCCCGAGGCGGGGGTGGCCGAGGCGGTGACGGCGGAGGCGGCGCGGCTGGTGCGGCTCACCGTGACGCACGACCCGGCCGAGGGGGACCGCGACGGCGAGGTGCTGTGCGATGCGGACCTGGCGGTGCTGGCGAGCGGCCCGCAGGAGTACGCGGCCTACGCGGCACAGGTGCGGGAGGAGTACGGGTTCGTCCCCGACGAGGCGTTCCGGGCGGGGCGGGCGGCGGTGCTGCGGCAACTCCTGGCGCTGCCGAGGCTGTTCCGTACCCCGTACGGGGCGGCCGAGTGGGAGGAGCGGGCCCGGCACAACCTGGCGACGGAGCTGGAGCTGCTGGAGCCGTCCGGTGCACGGTGACCGGCGGTCGGTCCGGTGCGCGGTGATCCCGGGGGTGGATATCCGGGTCCCGGGTCGGCAAATGTTCCGGTTCCTTCACGGAGTTGTTCCGGTCATGACCTGCCCCGGCCTGTGACGCGTCACGAACGCTAACGTCTGGCATCGCAGTTGCACACACTCTGACGACTCCACGGGGGTACGACTCCATGTTCAAGGGGAATGCGGCACACGGCACGACGGCCGGCAGATATTCACGGCGGCGAATACTACGACTGGCCGGGGCCGGGCTCACGATGACGGCGCTCGGGGCCGGGCTGACCGGCTGCGAGGACGATCTCTCGACCGGCGGCGAAGGCAGCATTCCGCCGCCGCGCACCGCTTCTCCCAGCGCCGGCACGGGCACCGAGGACGGCCAGGCCCCCGCCCCTCTGTGGACGAAGTCCACCTCCGCCCAGACCTACGGGGACAACGACGAACTCGTCGCCGTCGACGGCGTGGTGATCGCGAGCGGTGACCCGCTGGCCGCCCTGGAGGGGACGACCGGCGGGACGCGCTGGTCGCTGGCGGGCGGCGCGGTCCCCGGCGCACCGCTGCTGCTGGGCGCCGGCACCCTGTATCTGGCCAGCGGGAAGTACGACGGCAACGTCGTCGGGTACGCCCCGGCCACCGGCAAGGAGACCTGGCGCAGCCACCTGGGCAAGGAGTACCGCCAGCCGAGGCCGGTCGCGGTGGACGAGCAGCAGGTGTACGTCATCGCGGAGATCCTGGAGGCCGACAACTCCTCCCGTACGAATGTGATCGCCGCGCTCAACAGCCGTACGGGCAAGGTCGTCTGGAAGGAGCAGCGCGACCTCGGCACCCAGCAGAACGGTGTGCACGCCGCCGTCCGGGGCCGCTACCTGGTCTACACGGACTTCAAGCAGAATCTCACCGTCCGCGACACCGCCACCGGCCGGCAGGTGTGGACGCAGAAGACGACGAAGACGAGTTACGGCCCCTTCGCCGTCCACGAGGACCTGGTGATCGTCCCGCAGGGGCAGCGGCTCCAGGCCTTCGCCCTCGCCGACGGTACGGAGAAGTGGTCCGTGGAGGCCGGGCAGTTCACCACCTTCAGCGAGCCGGCCGTCCTGGACGGCGTCCTCTACATCGCGGACAGCGGCCGGACGCTCCGGGCGATCGAGCCGGCGACCGGAAAGAGCGTCTGGCAGTCGACGAGCCTCAAGAAGTCGGGCGGGCAGGTGCCCCGGCAGTTCGTCCGCGTCGGCTCGACCCTCTACGGGGCCACCGACCTGGACGAGAAGGGCGGCGTCCACGCCTTCGACGCGAAGAGCGGCGAGCTGCGCTGGACGTTCAACGACAAGTCCGGCGACTACCACGCCTGGCTGGTGGCCACCGACGGCCGGCACGTCTTCGCCCTGCACGGCAAGAAGCTGCACGCGCTGCCCGCCGCGTAACGGTCGGCCCGGCAGCCGGTCCCGTCGTTCGGCCCGGCAGCCGGTCCCGCAGCCGGAAGGGCCCGGGGGCCAGGGGTCCAGGGTCCGGAGGTCGGGAATGCGTGGGCGTTCTCCGGCGTTGGGACGAGTCATGCCCGACTCCACCTCACGCCAGCGCACATCCATGCCGCTCGCCGTATACATCCTCGGCCTCTCGGTCTTCGCCCTCGGCACCAGTGAGTTCATGCTGTCGGGCCTGCTGCCACCGATCGCGGACGACATGAACGTCTCGATCCCACAGGCCGGACTCCTCATATCCGCCTTCGCGATCGGCATGGTGGTCGGCGCCCCGCTGCTCGCCGTGGCCACGCTGCGGCTGCCGCGCCGGACGACTCTGATCGCGCTGATCTCGGTCTTCGGCCTGGGGCAGGTGGCGGGCGCGCTGGCTCCGACGTACGAGGTGCTCTTCGCCTCCCGTGTGGTGAGCGCGCTCGCCTGCGCGGGTTTCTGGGCGGTCGGGGCGGCGGTCGCCATCGCAATGGTCCCGGTGAACCAGCGGGCCCGGGCGATGGCCGTGATGATCGGCGGCCTCTCGATCGCCAATGTGCTGGGCGTGCCGATGGGGGCCTTCCTCGGTGAGCACCTCGGCTGGCGGTCGGCGTTCTGGGCGGTGGGCGTGGCGTCGGCGGTGGCGCTGGTCGGGGTCGTCACCCGCATCCCGCACATCCCGCTGCCGGAGCGGAAGCCGGAGCTGCGGCGGGAGCTGGCGATCTACCGGGACCGGCAGGTCTGGCTGGCGGTCGTGATCACCGCGCTCGCGGCGGGCGGGGTCTTCTGCGCGTTCAGCTATCTCGCGCCGGTGCTGACGGACGTGGCGGGCCTGGACTCGGGGTGGGTGCCGTGGATCCTGGGCCTCTTCGGGGTCGGCGCGCTGATCGGTACGACGATCGGCGGCCGGGTCGCGGACGCGCACCTCTTCGGGGTGCTGCTGAGCGGCATCACGGCCTCCACGGTCTTCCTGACGGCGCTGGCCCTCTTCGCCTCCAGCCAGGTCGCGGTGGTGGCGCTGGCGTTCCTGCTGGGCCTGTCGGCGTTCTACACGGCCCCCGCGCTCAACGCCCGCATGTTCAACGTGGCCGGGGCCGCGCCGACACTGGCCGGGGCCACGACGACGGCCGCGTTCAACCTGGGCAACACGGCCGGCCCGTGGCTGGGCGGCACGGTGATCGACGCGGACTTCGGCTTCGCGGCGACGGCGTGGGCGGGCGCGGCGATGCTGGTCGTGGCCCTGGCGGCGGTGGCGGTCTCGCTGCGGCTCCAGCGGGGCGGGGACGGCCCGTCGCGCTCGCGCCTGATCGCGAAGAGCGGGGCGGGAGCTGGGGCTGGGGCTGGGGAGGAACGGTCGGACCGTACGGAATCGGCACGTCCGGGCCGCCCGGCGGCGGGGGTCGAGGCGGCCGGTTGCGCGACGGGCGGCACCTCCTGACAGACCGGGCAGCCCCCTCCGGCACGCTCCCCACGCCCCCTGGGCACCCCGAGCAACCCAGGCCCTAGGGTGCTGCCCGCCCCTTGGGCCGCCGGAGCCCGGCGGCGGTGAGGCGGCGAACCAGTTCCTTCGAGCCGATCTCCCGGGCCCCGGCCCGTACGGCATCGGCGTAGTACGTCTCCGGTACGTCGTAGTGGTCGCGCTCGAAGGCGCGCGGCGGGCAGCCGATCGCGGCGGCGAAGGTGTGCAGTTCCTCGAAGGACACATCGCTGACGAGGTGCGACCAGAGGCGGCCGTGGCCGGGCCAGGTGGGCGGGTCGATGTAGAGGGTCACCGCCGCAGTACCCCGCCCAGCTCCCCCACCGGCGCCACGGCCACGGCCGCCTTGGTGCACACCCAGTGCGGGTCGGGCCCCAGCTCCGGCTCGACGTCGAGCGCGTGCGGCTCGTCCTCCGGGCAGGCGGGGCAGAGCGGCCACCGCCCGTACTTCTCCAGCAGGGCGTCCTGCACGTCCTGGGCGATCAGCCCGGCGACGAACTCCGCGCCCTCGGGCCACTGCTCGACCCACCACCGGCGGTGCGTCACGGCGTCCTCGACGAACGAGACGACATCGGCCTCGGCGACATCGCCCGCGACGAGATCGGCCATGACCAGCGCGCGGGCGGAGTGCAGTGCCTGCTCCAGGGGGTTCAGCTCCATGCTCCCCATTGTGCGCCGGGGGCGGAAGGAACACCGCCAGAGGTACCGCCAGAGGTACGGACCACAGGGGGTTCACGAGGGGTTGACGCACCCCCGGGTTGAAAATACCTTTCAGATGTGACCCAAGACGTGAAGGAAATTTTCAGCGGCGACTCCCCACCCGCCCCCGCGGCCCTCGCCGCGAAGGTGCGGACGCTCGCGCCCTCCATGACCCGCTCCATGCAGCTGGTCGCCGAAGCCGTCGCGGGGGACCCGGCCGGCTGCGCCGCCCTCACCGTCACCGGTCTCGCCGAGCGCACCGGCACCAGCGAGGCGACCGTCGTCCGCACGGCCCGCCTCCTCGGCTACCCCGGCTACCGGGACCTGCGCCTCGCGCTGGCCGGGCTCGCCGCGCACCAGGAGTCGGGCCGGTCGCCCGCCGTCACGGCGGACATCGCGGTGGACGACCCGATCGCGGAGGTCGTCGCCAAACTGGCCTTCGACGAGCAGCAGACGCTCGCGGACACCGCCGCCGGGCTGGACACCGTGCAACTGGGCGCGGCCGTGGCCGCCGCGTCGACCGCCCGCCGCATCGACATCTACGGGGTGGGCGCCTCCTCCCTCGTCGGCCAGGACCTGGCGCAGAAGCTGCTCCGGATCGGCCTGATAGCCCACGCCCATACCGACCCGCACCTGGCGGTGACCAACGCCGTGCAGCTGCGCGCGGGCGATGTGGCGATAGCCATCACGCACTCGGGCTCGACCGGGGACGTCATCGAGCCGCTGCGGGTGGCGTTCGACCGGGGAGCGACGACGGTGGCGATCACCGGGCGGCCCGACGGGCCCGTATCGCAGTACGCGGACCATGTGCTGACCACCTCCACGGCCCGCGAGAGCGAGCTGCGGCCCGCCGCCATGTCCAGCCGGACGAGCCAGCTGCTGGTCGTGGACTGCCTGTTCATCGGCGTGGCCCAGCGGACGTACGAGACGGCCGCGCCCGCCCTGGCCGCCTCCTACGAGGCGCTGGCCCACCGCCACGCCCCGCGCACCCGCTGACCCCTGCCCCCCCTCCTCCTGTCCCCGTACCTCCTGGCCCCCGGGACGGGCCACGCACCACCCGTACGCGTACGACACCGAGAAAGCAGAGCGGCCCACACCATGACCTCCACCACCGACACTCCTGGTACTCCTGCCTCCCCCGAGGGCTACGGCGAACTCCGCGCCCAGCTGGCCACGCTCGCCACGGAGGCGTTCCGCCCCGAGCTGGCCGAGATCGACCGGCTGTCCACGGCGGAGATCGCGCGGCTGATGAACGGCGAGGACGCCACCGTCCCGGCCGCCGTCGCCGAGCGCCTTCCGGAGATCGCCGCGGCCATCGACGCCGCGGCCGAGCGGATGGCCCGGGGCGGGAGGCTGATCTACGCGGGCGCGGGCACGGCGGGGAGGCTCGGGGTGCTGGACGCCAGCGAGTGCCCGCCCACCTTCAACACCGACCCGTCGGAGGTCGTCGGCCTGATCGCGGGCGGCCCGTCCGCCATGGTGAAGGCCGTCGAGGGGGCCGAGGACAGCAAGGAGCTGGCCGCCGCCGACCTGGACGCGCTGAAGCTGACGGCGGACGACACGGTGGTCGGGATCTCCGCCTCGGGCCGTACGCCGTACGCGATCGGCGCGGTCGAGCACGCCCGCGCGCAGGGCGCCCTGACCGTCGGCCTCTCCTGCAACGCGGGCTCGGCGCTGGCCGCCGCGGCGGAACACGGCCTGGAGATCGTCACCGGCCCCGAGCTGCTCACCGGCTCCACCCGGCTGAAGGCGGGCACGGCCCAGAAGCTGGTCCTCAACATGATCTCGACGATCACGATGATCCGGCTGGGCAAGACGTACGGGAACCTCATGGTCGACGTACGCGCCTCCAACGAGAAGCTGCGGGCCCGCTCCCGGCACATCGTCTCCCTCGCCACGGGCGCGTCCGACGCCGAGATCGAGGCCGCGCTCGCCGCCACCGACGGCGAGGTGAAGCACGCGATCCTGGTGATCCTCGGCCGGGTCGACGCGGCGACGGCGGCCGAGCGGCTGGCGGAGTCGGACGGCCACCTGCGCAGGGCGCTGAACGCCGGGCCCACCACCGCCACCTGACCCACCCCCTCTCTCCCCCTGCACCACACCCCCCGCACAGCAAGGCACCGAGCACCATGGCCACAGAAGACAAGAACAGCGCCACCGCCGCCGCGATCCTCCCGCTCGTCGGCGGCGCCGCGAACGTCGGCTCCATCGCCCATTGCATGACCCGGCTCCGCCTGGGCCTGCACGACCGGTCCCTGGTGGACGACGAGGCGCTGAAGGCCCTGCCCGCCGTGATGGGCGTGGTGGAGGACGAGACGTACCAGATCGTGCTGGGACCGGGCACGGTGGCGCGGGTGACGCCGGAGTTCGAGCGCCTGGTGGCGGAGGCCCGCGAAACGGAACCGGCGGAGGCACCGACAGCGCCGGAACCGGCACCGGGCGCCCCGGCCTCCGACGACCTGGCGGCCCAGGGTGCGGCGATCAAGGCGGAGCAGAAGGCGCGGAACGCCACCCCCTTCAAGCTGTTCCTGCGCCGGATCGCCAACATCTTCGTCCCGCTGATCCCGGCGCTGATCGGCTGCGGGATCATCGCGGGCCTCAACGGCCTGCTGGTGAACCTGGGGTGGCTGCCCGCCGTGACGCCCGCGCTGGCGGCGATGGCGTCCGGGTTCATGGCGCTGATCGCGGTGTTCGTGGGTTACAACACGGCGAAGGAGTTCGGCGGTACGCCGATCCTGGGCGGTGCGGTGGCGGCGATCATCGTGTTCCCGGGGGTGGCGAAGATCGACGCGTTCGGCCAGACCCTCTCCCCCGGCCAGGGCGGTGTGCTCGGCGCGCTGGGGGCGGCGGTGCTCGCGGTGTACGTGGAGAAGTGGTGCCGCCGGTGGGTGCCGGAGGCGCTGGACGTCCTGGTCACCCCGACGCTGACGGTGCTGATCTCCGGCCTGGTGACGATCTTCGGCCTGATGTACGTGGCGGGCGAGGTGTCCTCCGCCATCGGCACGTTCGCGGACTGGCTGCTCTCCAACGGGGGCGCGGGCGCGGGCTTCGTCCTCGGCGGCCTGTTCCTCCCCCTGGTCATGCTGGGCCTGCACCAGGCGCTGATCCCGATCCACACGACCCTGATCGAGCAGCAGGGCTACACGGTCCTGCTGCCGATCCTGGCGATGGCGGGCGCGGGCCAGGTGGGCGCGGCGATGGCGGTGTACGTCCGCCTCCCCCGCAACGAGTCGATCCGCCGCACCATCCGGTCCGCGCTCCCGGCCGGCCTGCTGGGCGTCGGCGAGCCCCTGATCTACGGCGTCTCGCTCCCGCTCGGCCGCCCGTTCATCACGGCGTGCGTGGGCGGCGCGTTCGGCGGCGGCTTCGTCGGCCTCTTCCACCAGCTCGGCGACACGGTCGGCTCGACCGCCATCGGCCCGTCCGGCTGGGCCCTGTTCCCCCTCCTGGACGGCAACCACGGCCTGGGCTCGACGATCGCGATCTACGGCGCCGGTCTGCTGGCCGGGTACGTGGCGGGCTTCCTGGCCACGTACTTCTTCGGCTTCAGCAAGGACCTGCTGACGGAGTTCAACGTCTCCCAGGAACCGCCGTCGTCCACGGTCGCGGCCACAGGCGGCCACCGAACCCCGACCACCCCGGCCACCACCCCACACAACCCCAACGACCCCGACTCCCCGGCGAAGGCCCCGGCGGGGGTGTGAGGGGGCGGGCCCGGGCCCGGCCCCGGTTCTCCAGGCGGCCTCCCGGCGCCCCCCGACCCCGCCGGGACTAAGCCTCAGGTCCCGCCCCGCCCCCGCCTCCCGCCCGATCCGTGAGGGCGGCCCCGCTGGCTAGCGTCGTGGCATGCGTATAGGACTGCTCGGCACCGGAAATGTCGCCCGCGCGCTGGCCCACGGCTGGCGCGCCGCAGGGCATGACGTCCTTCTCGGTTCGCGCCACCCGAAGGAGCGGACCGACCTCGGCCTCCCCGTGGCGGGGCTCGATGAGACGGCGGCGCGCGCGGAGGTACTGGTCAACGCCACTCCCGGAGGCGTCTCGCTGGAACTGCTGCGCTCGATCGGGGAATCGGCGCTGGCCGGGACCGTACTGATCGACGTCGGGGTCGGTCTCTCCGACGACTTCCAGCAACTCACCCACCCCAACAGCAGCCTGGGCGAGCTGATCCAGGAGGCCTTCCCCCTCACCCCGGTCGTCAAGACGCTCTGCACGATGGACTCCACCGCGATGACCGCCCCGGGCGACCTGACCGAGCCGGGCACCGTCTTCCTCTCCGGCGACGACGCCGAGGCCAAGCGGACCGTGGGCCGCCTGCTCACGGACCTGGGCTGGCCGCCCTCCACCCAGCTCGACATCGGCGGCATCACCACCGCCCGCGGCCAGGAGCACTTCGCGTTCCTCTTCATGGGGATCGCGGGCGGGGTGGGGTCGCACACCTTCAACATCAAGGTGGTGACCCGCCCCCAGGCGGGCTAGCCTGCCTGCCCCGGAAACTCGTCCGTCGGGATCGACACGTCGAAGGGCGCGGGAACGGCCAGCGGCTTGCCGAACGGCACCGCCTCCGTCCGCTTGTACGTACCGTCCTCGTTCGGCTCCGTGAAGAGCGTGGACATCGGGCCCCGGGTGTCGAACCGGTCGATCAGGAGGTACATCGGCACGCCCGCCCGCGCATAGGCGCGGTACTTCTTGGTCCGGTCCTCCCGCGCGTTGCCCTTCGACGTGATCTCGACGACGAGCAGTGCCTCGGACGCGTCCAGCGGATCGCTGAC is a genomic window containing:
- a CDS encoding PTS transporter subunit EIIC translates to MATEDKNSATAAAILPLVGGAANVGSIAHCMTRLRLGLHDRSLVDDEALKALPAVMGVVEDETYQIVLGPGTVARVTPEFERLVAEARETEPAEAPTAPEPAPGAPASDDLAAQGAAIKAEQKARNATPFKLFLRRIANIFVPLIPALIGCGIIAGLNGLLVNLGWLPAVTPALAAMASGFMALIAVFVGYNTAKEFGGTPILGGAVAAIIVFPGVAKIDAFGQTLSPGQGGVLGALGAAVLAVYVEKWCRRWVPEALDVLVTPTLTVLISGLVTIFGLMYVAGEVSSAIGTFADWLLSNGGAGAGFVLGGLFLPLVMLGLHQALIPIHTTLIEQQGYTVLLPILAMAGAGQVGAAMAVYVRLPRNESIRRTIRSALPAGLLGVGEPLIYGVSLPLGRPFITACVGGAFGGGFVGLFHQLGDTVGSTAIGPSGWALFPLLDGNHGLGSTIAIYGAGLLAGYVAGFLATYFFGFSKDLLTEFNVSQEPPSSTVAATGGHRTPTTPATTPHNPNDPDSPAKAPAGV
- a CDS encoding NADPH-dependent F420 reductase, producing the protein MRIGLLGTGNVARALAHGWRAAGHDVLLGSRHPKERTDLGLPVAGLDETAARAEVLVNATPGGVSLELLRSIGESALAGTVLIDVGVGLSDDFQQLTHPNSSLGELIQEAFPLTPVVKTLCTMDSTAMTAPGDLTEPGTVFLSGDDAEAKRTVGRLLTDLGWPPSTQLDIGGITTARGQEHFAFLFMGIAGGVGSHTFNIKVVTRPQAG
- a CDS encoding MurR/RpiR family transcriptional regulator produces the protein MTQDVKEIFSGDSPPAPAALAAKVRTLAPSMTRSMQLVAEAVAGDPAGCAALTVTGLAERTGTSEATVVRTARLLGYPGYRDLRLALAGLAAHQESGRSPAVTADIAVDDPIAEVVAKLAFDEQQTLADTAAGLDTVQLGAAVAAASTARRIDIYGVGASSLVGQDLAQKLLRIGLIAHAHTDPHLAVTNAVQLRAGDVAIAITHSGSTGDVIEPLRVAFDRGATTVAITGRPDGPVSQYADHVLTTSTARESELRPAAMSSRTSQLLVVDCLFIGVAQRTYETAAPALAASYEALAHRHAPRTR
- the murQ gene encoding N-acetylmuramic acid 6-phosphate etherase; translation: MTSTTDTPGTPASPEGYGELRAQLATLATEAFRPELAEIDRLSTAEIARLMNGEDATVPAAVAERLPEIAAAIDAAAERMARGGRLIYAGAGTAGRLGVLDASECPPTFNTDPSEVVGLIAGGPSAMVKAVEGAEDSKELAAADLDALKLTADDTVVGISASGRTPYAIGAVEHARAQGALTVGLSCNAGSALAAAAEHGLEIVTGPELLTGSTRLKAGTAQKLVLNMISTITMIRLGKTYGNLMVDVRASNEKLRARSRHIVSLATGASDAEIEAALAATDGEVKHAILVILGRVDAATAAERLAESDGHLRRALNAGPTTAT
- a CDS encoding HD domain-containing protein, which produces MTDSPRPHDTPADLPGPADLPGLADLADRWRETLLAARAGAAGPDPLPYAENLLARWAEPHRRYHTTAHLTAVLDRIDTLAPYADDVHAVRLAAWFHDAVYRPDRTENEERSAALAERALPEAGVAEAVTAEAARLVRLTVTHDPAEGDRDGEVLCDADLAVLASGPQEYAAYAAQVREEYGFVPDEAFRAGRAAVLRQLLALPRLFRTPYGAAEWEERARHNLATELELLEPSGAR
- a CDS encoding maleylpyruvate isomerase family mycothiol-dependent enzyme, coding for MTSAPVRDPELPGLLLRTERDALLPLLRATPESAYDLRTACPGWTVRHVLAHCAAALTRVVQDRLEEGVFSPESNERDIEERAGLPLSALLDELERGMTEAGPVIAAAGGKLDGVALGEWVHAGDVREAWGLDGAYAGRGLPYALGLLEGVAYRKEMPLTVAEVVGVELEGWDAPRPIGVPSSGGRPPGRFRGDAPTLIRLYANRPLVGTRYELHGVREGDLRLFDRPPKLDD
- a CDS encoding PQQ-binding-like beta-propeller repeat protein, whose translation is MFKGNAAHGTTAGRYSRRRILRLAGAGLTMTALGAGLTGCEDDLSTGGEGSIPPPRTASPSAGTGTEDGQAPAPLWTKSTSAQTYGDNDELVAVDGVVIASGDPLAALEGTTGGTRWSLAGGAVPGAPLLLGAGTLYLASGKYDGNVVGYAPATGKETWRSHLGKEYRQPRPVAVDEQQVYVIAEILEADNSSRTNVIAALNSRTGKVVWKEQRDLGTQQNGVHAAVRGRYLVYTDFKQNLTVRDTATGRQVWTQKTTKTSYGPFAVHEDLVIVPQGQRLQAFALADGTEKWSVEAGQFTTFSEPAVLDGVLYIADSGRTLRAIEPATGKSVWQSTSLKKSGGQVPRQFVRVGSTLYGATDLDEKGGVHAFDAKSGELRWTFNDKSGDYHAWLVATDGRHVFALHGKKLHALPAA
- a CDS encoding Cmx/CmrA family chloramphenicol efflux MFS transporter — protein: MPLAVYILGLSVFALGTSEFMLSGLLPPIADDMNVSIPQAGLLISAFAIGMVVGAPLLAVATLRLPRRTTLIALISVFGLGQVAGALAPTYEVLFASRVVSALACAGFWAVGAAVAIAMVPVNQRARAMAVMIGGLSIANVLGVPMGAFLGEHLGWRSAFWAVGVASAVALVGVVTRIPHIPLPERKPELRRELAIYRDRQVWLAVVITALAAGGVFCAFSYLAPVLTDVAGLDSGWVPWILGLFGVGALIGTTIGGRVADAHLFGVLLSGITASTVFLTALALFASSQVAVVALAFLLGLSAFYTAPALNARMFNVAGAAPTLAGATTTAAFNLGNTAGPWLGGTVIDADFGFAATAWAGAAMLVVALAAVAVSLRLQRGGDGPSRSRLIAKSGAGAGAGAGEERSDRTESARPGRPAAGVEAAGCATGGTS
- a CDS encoding DUF4031 domain-containing protein; protein product: MTLYIDPPTWPGHGRLWSHLVSDVSFEELHTFAAAIGCPPRAFERDHYDVPETYYADAVRAGAREIGSKELVRRLTAAGLRRPKGRAAP